A window of Chitinophaga sp. MM2321 contains these coding sequences:
- a CDS encoding ATP-binding cassette domain-containing protein, whose protein sequence is MTISLNQIGKRFNYDWIFRRVTLTFSEGQHYAILGPNGSGKSTLLQVISGAIQHNEGTLLYSTPEKPISPDAFFRYCAIAAPYLELVEEFTLTEIITFHLQFKNFLPGITPAKAMQLVGLEKAAGKQLRNFSSGMKQRIKLALAIFSDVPVLLLDEPCTNLDIAGIQLYQQLINEYGGNRLIIVSSNDEQEYFMCKHHLHITDYK, encoded by the coding sequence ATGACGATATCTCTTAACCAGATCGGTAAACGCTTTAATTACGACTGGATTTTTCGTCGTGTAACCCTCACCTTTAGTGAAGGGCAACATTATGCGATACTGGGACCTAACGGTTCAGGGAAATCAACATTATTACAGGTGATCAGCGGCGCTATTCAACACAATGAAGGCACCCTTTTATACAGCACACCGGAAAAACCCATCTCTCCCGATGCGTTTTTCCGGTATTGTGCCATTGCAGCCCCTTATCTTGAACTGGTAGAAGAATTCACCCTCACTGAAATCATCACCTTCCACCTCCAGTTCAAAAACTTTCTTCCCGGCATCACACCCGCTAAAGCCATGCAACTGGTAGGACTTGAAAAAGCCGCCGGAAAGCAGCTACGCAACTTTTCTTCCGGTATGAAGCAGCGTATCAAGCTGGCACTGGCCATCTTCTCAGATGTACCGGTACTCCTGCTGGATGAACCCTGCACCAACCTGGACATTGCCGGTATCCAACTCTATCAGCAACTGATCAATGAATATGGCGGCAACCGCCTCATCATTGTAAGCTCCAACGATGAACAGGAATACTTCATGTGCAAACACCACCTGCATATAACGGACTACAAGTGA
- a CDS encoding MBL fold metallo-hydrolase: MKVTFLGTGTSQGVPVIACSCEVCSSSNQKDNRLRSSILIATNEGNIVVDTTPDFRYQMLRAKVKHLEAVLITHSHKDHIAGMDDIRAFNYFQRGAIDIYATEFSQHVIMREFAYAFTEYKYPGIPEINLKTIDDQPFQVSGLTVTPIQVMHHKMPVMGFRIADFTYITDANFIAPEEKEKIHGSKILVLNALRREKHISHFTLEEAIALGKELEVPQVYLTHISHQLGLHDEVSKELPAGTALAYDGLTIEI; the protein is encoded by the coding sequence ATGAAAGTTACATTTCTTGGAACAGGCACATCGCAGGGAGTACCGGTAATAGCTTGTAGTTGTGAGGTTTGCTCTTCTTCCAATCAAAAAGATAATCGTTTAAGGAGTAGTATTTTAATTGCGACGAATGAAGGAAATATTGTAGTAGATACCACCCCCGACTTCCGCTACCAGATGCTGCGTGCAAAAGTGAAACACCTGGAAGCCGTACTCATCACACATTCACATAAAGATCATATTGCCGGTATGGATGATATCCGCGCCTTCAACTATTTTCAGCGGGGCGCTATTGATATCTATGCCACTGAATTTTCACAGCATGTGATCATGCGTGAATTTGCTTACGCATTTACGGAATATAAATATCCCGGCATTCCGGAGATCAACCTGAAAACTATTGATGACCAACCTTTCCAGGTAAGCGGACTAACGGTAACGCCTATACAGGTAATGCATCACAAGATGCCGGTCATGGGTTTCAGGATCGCTGATTTTACCTATATCACAGATGCTAATTTTATAGCACCGGAAGAAAAAGAGAAAATCCACGGCTCAAAGATCCTGGTACTGAACGCTCTCCGCCGCGAAAAACATATCTCCCACTTTACGCTGGAAGAAGCCATTGCACTGGGCAAAGAACTGGAAGTACCACAGGTGTATCTTACGCATATCAGTCACCAGCTTGGGTTGCATGATGAAGTGTCGAAAGAGTTGCCGGCCGGAACGGCACTGGCTTACGACGGCCTGACGATAGAAATTTAA
- a CDS encoding HD domain-containing protein, translating into MTERKRKIVNDPVYGFITIDHPLIFNLISHPYYQRLRRIHQMALAHLVYPGAMHTRFHHSLGAYHLMTMALQELRSKGVEISTEEEVAAKMAILLHDIGHGPYSHALENGIIEGVSHEEISQWLMEDLNKQMDGALSLTLDIFNGRYHKKFLHQLVSSQLDVDRMDYLNRDSFFTGVAEGTIGYDRIIKMLTVHHGELMVEEKGIYSIEKFIIARRLMYWQVYLHKTVLSAENMLVKILVRAKALAQDGQQLFCSPALEYFLYNTVTKNNFEREPDCLRLFCMLDDYDLMGAIKVWATHSDSVLSLLCKWLINRDLFKVVLNNEPFDTSILDHLRQQVAQKWDIKQTDLDYFVFSDVASLRAYNVNDEKINILFKDGTVKDISSIDNALISHTLAIPVKKFYICHPKI; encoded by the coding sequence ATGACCGAACGCAAGCGAAAAATTGTTAATGATCCGGTGTATGGCTTTATTACCATAGATCACCCGTTGATTTTTAACCTCATTTCCCATCCATATTACCAGCGGCTTCGCCGTATACACCAGATGGCGCTGGCTCATCTTGTGTACCCTGGTGCTATGCATACGCGTTTTCATCATAGCCTGGGTGCGTATCATCTGATGACGATGGCGCTGCAGGAGTTGAGAAGCAAGGGCGTGGAAATTTCCACAGAAGAAGAAGTAGCCGCCAAAATGGCCATTCTGCTGCATGATATCGGGCATGGTCCGTATTCGCACGCATTGGAGAATGGTATTATTGAGGGGGTGTCTCACGAGGAAATATCCCAGTGGCTGATGGAGGACCTGAATAAACAGATGGATGGCGCCTTGTCGCTGACCCTCGATATTTTTAATGGCAGGTATCATAAGAAATTCCTGCATCAGTTGGTTTCCAGCCAGTTAGATGTAGATCGGATGGATTATCTGAACCGCGACAGCTTTTTCACGGGTGTAGCCGAAGGTACTATCGGGTACGACCGGATTATAAAAATGCTCACCGTACATCACGGGGAGCTGATGGTGGAGGAGAAAGGTATATATTCAATAGAGAAGTTTATTATAGCCCGCCGCCTCATGTACTGGCAGGTATATCTGCATAAAACGGTGCTGAGTGCGGAAAACATGCTGGTAAAGATACTGGTAAGGGCCAAAGCACTGGCACAGGACGGGCAACAACTGTTCTGTTCACCTGCGTTGGAATATTTTCTGTACAATACCGTTACCAAAAACAATTTTGAGCGGGAGCCGGATTGCCTGCGTTTGTTTTGCATGTTGGACGACTATGACCTGATGGGTGCAATAAAAGTGTGGGCCACACATAGCGACAGCGTATTGTCGCTATTGTGTAAATGGCTAATAAACAGGGATTTATTCAAAGTGGTACTTAATAATGAACCGTTTGACACCAGCATCCTCGACCACCTTCGGCAACAGGTGGCACAAAAATGGGACATAAAGCAAACCGATCTTGATTATTTCGTGTTTTCAGATGTAGCCTCCCTGCGGGCCTATAATGTAAACGATGAAAAGATCAATATCCTTTTTAAAGATGGAACTGTAAAAGACATTTCCTCCATCGACAATGCACTGATTAGTCATACGCTGGCTATACCGGTAAAAAAATTCTACATTTGTCATCCAAAAATCTAG
- the lpxD gene encoding UDP-3-O-(3-hydroxymyristoyl)glucosamine N-acyltransferase, with the protein MQFSALQLATMLDGKLEGNPDVKVSNIAKIEEAGEGMLSFIANPKYEEFIYTTNASILIVNESLVIERPIHATLIRVKDAYSSFALLLEQYRYLTGNKSGIQQPSYIPQSVKMGDNVFVGAFAYLGENVVLGNNVKIYPGVYLGDNVIVNNDAVLYPGVKVYDNCIVGSRVILHAGCVIGGDGFGFAPQPDGSYKKVPQIGNVVIHDEVEIGANTTIDRATMGSTVIRKGVKLDNLIQVAHNVDIGTNTVIAAQTGVSGSTKIGQSCVIGGQVGMVGHIHIADGTKINAQSGLSKSVTTPNTSLTGSPAYDYKSSLKSQAIFRNLPDLEKRVKELEEMVRQLLQERAGV; encoded by the coding sequence ATGCAGTTTAGCGCATTACAGTTAGCTACCATGTTAGATGGTAAGCTGGAGGGAAATCCGGACGTTAAAGTGAGCAACATCGCCAAGATCGAAGAGGCTGGTGAAGGGATGCTCAGTTTTATTGCCAATCCTAAGTATGAAGAGTTCATATATACCACCAATGCTTCCATTCTGATCGTCAATGAAAGCCTGGTGATAGAGCGGCCTATCCATGCTACCCTTATCCGGGTGAAAGATGCTTATAGCAGCTTCGCCCTGCTGCTGGAACAATACCGTTACCTGACCGGTAACAAATCCGGTATCCAGCAGCCATCATATATTCCCCAGTCTGTAAAGATGGGAGACAACGTTTTCGTGGGTGCTTTTGCATACCTCGGTGAAAATGTAGTGCTTGGCAACAACGTAAAAATATACCCTGGCGTATATCTCGGCGATAATGTGATCGTAAATAACGACGCGGTATTATATCCCGGTGTGAAAGTATACGATAACTGTATTGTTGGAAGCCGGGTGATCCTGCATGCAGGTTGTGTAATTGGTGGCGACGGCTTTGGCTTTGCGCCGCAGCCGGATGGCTCCTATAAAAAGGTACCCCAGATCGGTAATGTGGTGATCCATGATGAAGTGGAAATAGGCGCTAATACAACTATCGACAGGGCTACCATGGGATCTACCGTGATCCGCAAAGGTGTGAAACTGGATAACCTGATCCAGGTAGCGCATAATGTGGACATTGGCACCAATACCGTGATAGCAGCGCAAACAGGCGTTTCCGGCAGTACAAAAATAGGCCAGAGCTGTGTGATCGGCGGACAGGTAGGTATGGTGGGTCACATCCATATTGCGGATGGCACCAAGATCAATGCACAGAGCGGTTTGTCCAAGTCTGTCACCACTCCTAACACCTCTCTTACCGGTTCTCCGGCGTACGATTATAAAAGTTCCCTAAAAAGTCAGGCAATTTTTAGAAATTTGCCGGACCTTGAAAAGAGAGTAAAGGAATTGGAAGAAATGGTTAGACAACTGCTCCAGGAAAGGGCAGGTGTGTAA
- a CDS encoding response regulator has protein sequence MSQINILWVDDEIESLKSQIIFLESKGYKVSALTNGYDALEFLKEQVVDVVLLDESMPGITGLETLGKIKEIDQQIPVVLITKNEAENVMDDAIGSQITDYLIKPVNPNQVLLSLKKIIDNKRLVAEKTTIAYQQEFRSLFMALSSNPDYNEWMDIYKKLVYWEMEMTKANSPEMLEVFQTQKAEANTEFAKFISRNYSDWLHPKAKEAPVMSHTLFRDKVLPNLDPEVPNVFLLIDNLRLDQYKAILPIFLESFRLMEEDTFYSILPTSTQYSRNAIFAGMLPIDIERKFAEEWRNDDEEGGKNMYEETFFAAQLKHLKMDPRFSYTKVTNHADAQHMLNNIHNLLDYPLSIIVYNFVDMLSHARTEMEVLKELASDETSYRSITASWFEHSPLHQALKRLSDKKINLILATDHGSVRVKTPVKVIGDKQTTTNLRYKHGRNLNYDPKEVLAFRDPSEAGLPKPNVNSSYIFARGDGYLCYPNNYNYFVNYYRNTFQHGGISLEEMIVPVARFVSK, from the coding sequence ATGAGCCAGATAAATATACTTTGGGTAGATGATGAAATAGAGTCTTTAAAATCACAGATCATTTTTTTGGAAAGCAAAGGTTATAAGGTATCTGCCCTTACAAACGGCTACGATGCCCTGGAATTCCTCAAAGAACAGGTAGTGGATGTAGTACTCCTGGATGAGTCCATGCCCGGCATTACCGGCCTGGAAACGCTGGGAAAGATCAAAGAGATCGATCAGCAGATCCCGGTAGTGCTGATCACCAAAAATGAAGCGGAAAACGTAATGGACGACGCAATCGGCTCACAGATAACAGATTATCTCATCAAACCCGTTAATCCTAACCAGGTATTATTATCTCTCAAAAAAATAATTGACAACAAAAGGCTGGTAGCAGAAAAAACTACCATCGCCTATCAACAGGAGTTCCGCTCCCTGTTTATGGCGCTCAGCTCCAACCCCGACTATAATGAGTGGATGGACATCTACAAAAAGCTAGTTTACTGGGAAATGGAAATGACAAAGGCCAACAGCCCCGAAATGCTGGAGGTATTCCAGACCCAGAAAGCCGAAGCCAACACGGAATTTGCCAAATTTATCAGCAGAAACTATTCCGACTGGCTGCATCCAAAGGCAAAAGAAGCTCCCGTAATGTCGCATACCCTGTTCCGCGACAAAGTACTCCCCAACCTGGACCCGGAAGTACCCAATGTGTTTTTACTGATAGATAACCTGCGGCTGGATCAATACAAAGCCATCCTGCCCATTTTCCTGGAATCATTCCGGCTCATGGAAGAAGATACTTTTTACAGTATCCTCCCTACCAGCACACAATACAGCCGTAACGCCATCTTTGCAGGCATGTTGCCCATAGATATTGAACGGAAGTTTGCCGAAGAATGGCGGAATGATGATGAGGAAGGCGGTAAAAATATGTATGAAGAAACCTTCTTTGCCGCACAGTTGAAGCATCTGAAGATGGATCCCCGCTTTTCCTACACTAAAGTAACCAACCATGCGGATGCCCAGCATATGCTCAATAATATCCACAACCTGCTGGATTACCCGCTGAGCATCATTGTATATAATTTTGTGGATATGCTCAGTCATGCCCGCACAGAAATGGAAGTGCTCAAGGAACTGGCCAGCGATGAAACCTCTTACCGCTCCATCACCGCCAGCTGGTTTGAACACAGCCCCCTGCACCAGGCACTGAAACGGCTCAGCGATAAAAAAATTAACCTGATCCTGGCTACAGACCATGGCAGCGTACGGGTGAAAACACCGGTGAAAGTGATCGGCGACAAACAAACCACCACCAACCTGCGGTATAAACACGGCCGTAACCTTAACTACGACCCCAAGGAAGTACTGGCGTTCAGAGACCCGTCAGAAGCCGGTCTGCCAAAGCCCAATGTCAACTCTTCCTACATCTTTGCCCGCGGAGACGGGTACCTTTGTTATCCGAATAATTACAACTATTTTGTAAACTATTACCGCAATACCTTCCAGCACGGCGGTATTTCACTCGAAGAAATGATTGTGCCGGTAGCCAGGTTCGTGTCCAAGTAG
- a CDS encoding MFS transporter — protein sequence MQTASKKVINGWAMYDWANSVYNLVITTTFFPIYFLAVTDEHVSFLGLHFVNSALYNYTMAAAFLLVAIASPILSSIADTRGNKKNFLRFFTLLGAVSCCALYFFDKSTLGLGVFAFMLATIGYCGGLVFYNSYLPEIAAPEDRDRISARGFSMGYTGSVLLQLIGFALVVIKPFGMDDVKPVQLTFLLVGIWWIGFAQITFARLPTSKGTVSKHSGSTLTDGFTELRKVYAQVKVMPVLKRFLRGFFFYSMGVQTVMMAATIFGSKVLHLPADKLIATVVIIQVVAIAGAWSIARLSGRFGNLRVLIAVVIIWIGICIAGYKMQTAMHFYLLATAVGLVMGGIQSLSRSTYAKLMPETTDTASFFSYYDVTEKLSIVIGMFSFAYIDDLTNDMRNSVLALVVFFVIGLTWIISALRKQQQIS from the coding sequence ATGCAGACTGCGAGTAAAAAAGTGATTAATGGCTGGGCCATGTATGACTGGGCTAACTCGGTATACAACCTCGTAATCACTACTACCTTTTTCCCTATTTATTTCTTAGCGGTTACAGATGAACATGTTTCTTTCCTGGGATTGCATTTTGTCAACTCCGCCCTGTACAACTACACCATGGCCGCGGCCTTTCTGCTCGTAGCCATCGCCTCTCCCATCCTGTCGTCTATTGCAGATACAAGGGGAAACAAGAAGAATTTCCTGCGTTTCTTTACGCTACTGGGAGCTGTTTCCTGCTGTGCTTTATATTTCTTTGATAAAAGCACGTTAGGGTTAGGCGTATTTGCTTTCATGCTCGCTACCATAGGCTATTGCGGTGGCCTCGTTTTCTACAACTCCTATCTTCCTGAAATTGCAGCGCCCGAAGACCGTGACCGGATAAGTGCCCGGGGATTCAGTATGGGATATACAGGTAGTGTGCTGTTGCAGCTGATAGGTTTTGCCCTCGTTGTGATCAAGCCATTTGGTATGGACGATGTAAAGCCGGTACAACTCACCTTTTTACTCGTTGGTATCTGGTGGATAGGTTTTGCACAGATCACCTTTGCAAGGCTACCTACCAGCAAAGGCACGGTAAGCAAACATTCCGGCAGCACCCTGACAGACGGCTTCACCGAATTACGTAAAGTATATGCACAGGTAAAGGTGATGCCGGTACTAAAAAGATTCCTGCGGGGATTTTTCTTTTACAGCATGGGTGTACAAACGGTTATGATGGCCGCTACCATCTTCGGTAGCAAAGTATTACACCTGCCTGCTGATAAGCTCATTGCCACCGTGGTGATCATCCAGGTGGTGGCTATCGCCGGTGCATGGAGTATAGCAAGGCTTTCGGGCCGGTTTGGAAATCTTCGTGTATTGATTGCCGTTGTCATCATATGGATAGGCATCTGTATCGCCGGATATAAAATGCAGACTGCCATGCACTTCTACCTGCTGGCAACCGCCGTAGGACTGGTAATGGGTGGCATACAATCACTCAGTCGTTCCACTTATGCGAAACTGATGCCGGAAACAACAGATACAGCCAGCTTCTTCAGCTATTATGATGTTACCGAAAAGCTATCCATTGTAATAGGAATGTTCTCTTTTGCGTATATTGATGACCTGACCAATGACATGCGTAACTCCGTGCTGGCACTGGTAGTGTTTTTTGTTATCGGGCTTACCTGGATTATATCTGCGTTACGGAAGCAGCAACAAATCAGTTAA
- the lpxA gene encoding acyl-ACP--UDP-N-acetylglucosamine O-acyltransferase encodes MIHPLTYIHPDAKVAPNVKIDPFTVIHKNVEIGDGTWIGSNVTIMEGARIGKNCRIFPGAVIAAIPQDLKFAGEETTVEIGDNTTIREYVTINRGTKDKWKTIIGNNCLIMAYSHIAHDCEVGNYCVFSNNTTLAGHITVGNNVVLAGMVAIQQFCKVGDHAFVTGGSMVRKDVPPFVKAAREPLSYVGVNSVGLKRRGYSLEKINHILDIYRVIFVKGYKLSKAISIIEAEFPATDERDEILSFIRESGRGIMRGYTSRTNDDIS; translated from the coding sequence ATGATCCACCCGCTTACATACATACATCCGGACGCCAAAGTTGCGCCTAATGTAAAAATTGATCCGTTCACCGTTATTCACAAAAACGTAGAAATCGGCGACGGCACCTGGATTGGCTCCAATGTTACTATCATGGAAGGAGCCCGGATCGGCAAAAACTGCCGCATCTTTCCGGGAGCAGTCATTGCTGCCATCCCCCAGGATTTGAAATTTGCGGGTGAAGAAACAACGGTGGAAATAGGAGACAATACTACTATCCGTGAATATGTGACCATTAACCGTGGCACCAAAGACAAATGGAAGACCATCATCGGCAATAACTGCCTGATCATGGCATACAGCCATATTGCACACGATTGCGAAGTAGGTAACTACTGCGTATTTTCCAATAACACGACCCTCGCCGGTCATATTACCGTTGGTAATAACGTAGTACTGGCGGGTATGGTGGCCATTCAGCAATTTTGTAAAGTAGGCGATCATGCCTTTGTTACAGGTGGCTCCATGGTGCGTAAAGATGTACCTCCTTTTGTAAAAGCAGCCCGCGAGCCGCTGTCTTATGTGGGTGTAAATTCCGTAGGACTGAAAAGAAGGGGTTATTCACTGGAAAAAATCAATCATATCCTGGATATTTACCGTGTGATATTTGTAAAAGGATATAAATTATCCAAAGCCATCAGCATCATTGAAGCAGAATTTCCTGCTACTGATGAAAGAGATGAAATACTCTCCTTCATACGTGAGTCCGGCCGCGGAATTATGCGAGGTTATACTTCCCGTACCAATGACGATATCTCTTAA
- a CDS encoding bifunctional UDP-3-O-[3-hydroxymyristoyl] N-acetylglucosamine deacetylase/3-hydroxyacyl-ACP dehydratase → MQNQHTLKGDISISGVGLHTGTSVNMILKPASPGFGIKFQRTDLPNQPVVKADVDYVVDTARGTTLEHNGARVSTVEHLLAALVGTGVDNVLIELDGPEIPIMDGSSLPFIEAIEALGIQDQDAKKIYYTIDTNISYYDEQKKVEMVALPAVDYRVTCLIDFNSPVLGTQHAKMKGIEAFRSEIASSRTFCFLHELEYLLNNNLIKGGDINNAIVVVDRAVNEDDMARLAKAFNRETIAVQREGILNNIELRFPNEPARHKLLDVIGDLALIGYPIKAHIIANRPGHASNVEFARKIKAYIKKHKHNKDVPVYDPNQPPVFDTPRIERTLPHRYPMLLVDKIIELGEERVVGIKNVTFNEHFFQGHFPGNPVMPGVLQLEALAQVGGILALNRVPDPENYDTYFLKIDNCKFKQKVVPGDTMILKMELLSPIRRGLVEMRGTVFIGNKVATEADMIAQIIKTREGKSQQ, encoded by the coding sequence ATGCAAAATCAGCACACACTGAAAGGCGATATCAGCATTTCGGGTGTGGGTTTGCATACAGGCACCAGTGTAAACATGATCCTGAAACCGGCATCGCCCGGTTTTGGTATTAAATTCCAACGTACAGACCTGCCCAACCAGCCAGTTGTTAAAGCGGATGTAGACTATGTAGTAGATACGGCACGCGGCACCACGCTGGAACATAACGGCGCCCGCGTAAGCACCGTAGAACACCTGCTGGCGGCCCTGGTAGGTACCGGTGTGGACAACGTACTGATAGAACTGGATGGCCCCGAAATTCCTATCATGGATGGCAGCTCCCTGCCTTTCATTGAAGCAATTGAAGCACTCGGTATCCAGGATCAGGACGCAAAAAAGATCTATTACACCATAGATACCAACATCAGCTATTACGACGAGCAGAAAAAAGTGGAAATGGTAGCACTGCCTGCCGTGGATTACCGCGTTACCTGCCTGATCGACTTTAACTCCCCTGTACTGGGCACCCAGCACGCTAAAATGAAGGGGATTGAGGCGTTCCGGTCAGAAATAGCTTCTTCCCGTACCTTCTGCTTCCTGCATGAGCTGGAATACCTGTTGAACAACAACCTGATCAAAGGCGGCGATATCAACAACGCTATCGTAGTCGTAGACAGGGCCGTGAATGAAGACGATATGGCGCGCCTGGCAAAAGCCTTTAACCGCGAAACCATTGCCGTACAACGTGAAGGCATCCTCAATAACATTGAGCTGCGTTTCCCGAATGAACCTGCCCGTCATAAACTACTGGACGTAATCGGCGATCTGGCCCTGATTGGTTATCCTATCAAGGCACATATCATCGCTAACCGTCCCGGTCATGCTTCCAACGTGGAGTTTGCCCGTAAGATCAAGGCATATATCAAAAAGCACAAGCACAATAAGGACGTACCTGTTTACGACCCTAACCAGCCACCTGTATTTGACACCCCACGTATTGAAAGAACGCTGCCGCACCGTTATCCGATGCTGCTGGTAGATAAAATCATCGAACTGGGTGAAGAGCGTGTGGTAGGAATCAAAAATGTTACCTTTAATGAACACTTTTTCCAGGGTCACTTTCCTGGAAACCCTGTAATGCCGGGTGTATTACAACTGGAAGCACTGGCGCAGGTGGGTGGTATCCTGGCGCTGAACCGCGTTCCTGATCCGGAGAACTATGATACCTATTTTCTGAAAATCGACAACTGTAAATTTAAACAGAAAGTTGTTCCGGGAGATACCATGATACTGAAAATGGAGCTGTTAAGCCCTATCAGAAGAGGTCTTGTAGAAATGCGGGGAACGGTTTTCATTGGCAATAAAGTAGCGACGGAAGCCGACATGATAGCACAAATTATAAAAACAAGAGAAGGCAAATCACAGCAATGA
- a CDS encoding helix-hairpin-helix domain-containing protein, protein MWKDVAKEYFRFSKRERAGILALLVLMVATCGAPELLFYFQRVPVPDTTAFRATVQAFEAQLTAPVALPLFNFDPNTLSVAGWQQLGVSARTAGTIQQYLLKGGRFRQPADLQRIYGLSPGLCERLLPFVQIADRKFPGDDRPFVRNYAHNTWNRHDSARNQWKDYKRDSSVRRYGPRKMTTGFLDINTADTLSWQALPGIGPGFARRLVAFRDKLGGFYAIAQVGECYGLADSTFQKIQPLLRIGDSSLKKLDLNLADEKSLAAHPYIRYKLARLIVQYRSAHAGFRRTNELLNLPLVDEIIYRKIEHYIEITF, encoded by the coding sequence ATGTGGAAGGATGTTGCAAAAGAATATTTCCGGTTCTCAAAGCGGGAACGTGCCGGTATCCTGGCCCTGCTTGTTCTGATGGTGGCTACCTGCGGCGCACCGGAGCTGCTTTTTTATTTTCAGCGTGTACCCGTTCCCGATACTACCGCATTCCGGGCAACCGTACAGGCATTTGAAGCACAGTTAACAGCGCCGGTAGCATTACCCTTGTTTAATTTTGATCCTAACACCTTGTCTGTGGCTGGCTGGCAGCAGCTGGGGGTAAGTGCGCGTACAGCAGGCACTATTCAGCAATACCTGTTGAAAGGGGGGCGTTTCAGACAGCCGGCAGATCTGCAGCGGATCTATGGCTTATCTCCTGGTTTATGCGAACGGTTATTACCATTTGTACAGATAGCAGACAGGAAATTTCCGGGAGATGACCGGCCTTTTGTCCGTAACTATGCACATAACACCTGGAACAGGCATGATAGCGCCCGCAATCAGTGGAAAGACTATAAAAGAGATAGCAGTGTGCGCAGGTATGGTCCCAGGAAAATGACAACGGGTTTCCTGGATATAAATACTGCCGATACCCTTTCCTGGCAGGCATTGCCGGGCATAGGTCCCGGCTTTGCGCGTCGCCTGGTGGCTTTCCGCGACAAGCTGGGCGGATTTTACGCTATAGCGCAGGTAGGCGAATGCTATGGCTTAGCAGACTCCACATTTCAAAAAATTCAACCTTTGTTGCGGATAGGTGATAGTTCTCTAAAAAAACTGGACCTTAACCTCGCAGATGAGAAATCTTTGGCAGCTCACCCGTACATACGCTATAAACTGGCCCGTTTGATTGTACAGTATCGCAGTGCCCACGCGGGTTTCAGACGTACAAACGAGCTCCTGAACCTGCCGTTGGTGGATGAGATTATTTATCGTAAAATTGAACATTACATTGAGATCACTTTTTAA
- a CDS encoding MBL fold metallo-hydrolase produces the protein MKLYTIETGFFKLDGGAMFGVVPKSIWNKLNPADERNLCTWAARCLLIEDGKRLILIDNGIGDKQDAKFFSHYYLHGDATLDKSLAAHGFHRDDITDVFLTHLHFDHCGGSIIRTGDKLVPAFKNATYWSNADHWKWATHPNDREKASFLKENILPIQESGQLKFIDHTEGISFTDNISIRFANGHTDAMMLPQISYRDKTIVYMADLLPSVAHIPLPYVMAYDMFPLTTLTEKKSFLQEAADKQYVLFFEHDPAIECCVLQQTEKGIRAGNTFALSEL, from the coding sequence ATGAAATTATACACCATAGAAACCGGATTCTTCAAACTCGATGGTGGCGCTATGTTTGGCGTAGTGCCCAAGTCCATCTGGAATAAACTCAACCCGGCAGACGAGCGTAATTTATGTACCTGGGCCGCACGCTGTTTACTGATTGAAGACGGGAAACGGCTCATTCTCATCGACAATGGTATCGGCGATAAACAGGATGCAAAATTCTTTAGTCACTATTACCTGCACGGGGATGCCACACTGGATAAATCCCTCGCTGCACATGGCTTCCACCGGGATGATATTACCGATGTTTTTTTAACACACCTCCATTTTGATCATTGCGGCGGCAGCATTATAAGAACGGGAGACAAACTGGTGCCTGCCTTTAAAAATGCTACGTACTGGAGTAATGCCGATCACTGGAAATGGGCTACACACCCCAATGACCGCGAGAAAGCATCTTTTCTGAAAGAAAATATCCTGCCCATACAGGAAAGTGGGCAGCTTAAATTTATTGACCATACCGAGGGTATCTCTTTTACGGATAATATCTCTATCCGCTTCGCCAATGGACATACAGATGCCATGATGCTGCCACAGATCAGCTACCGTGATAAAACGATTGTCTATATGGCTGATCTGCTGCCCTCTGTGGCACATATCCCGCTGCCTTATGTAATGGCTTATGATATGTTTCCGCTGACCACCCTCACCGAAAAGAAAAGCTTTTTACAGGAAGCGGCAGACAAACAATATGTGCTGTTTTTTGAACACGATCCGGCTATAGAATGCTGCGTCCTGCAACAAACAGAAAAAGGCATCCGTGCAGGCAATACCTTTGCGCTGAGCGAGCTTTAA